The genomic DNA CCGGCACGGCCCTCGACTCCGCCTCCGTCGCCGCCTTCGCCCGCGCGCAGGAGGTCATCCCCGGCGGCGTCAACTCGCCGGTCCGCGCCTTCCGCTCGGTCGGCGGCACCCCTCGCTTCATTGCCCGGGCCAAGGGCCCCTACCTCTACGACGTCGACGGCAACGAGCTCGTCGACCTCATCTGCTCGTGGGGCCCGATGCTGCTGGGCCACGCGCACCCCGAGGTCCTCGACGCGGTCATGAGCGCGGCGCAGCACGGCACCTCGTACGGCGCCCCGACCGAGGCCGAGGTCGACCTCGCCGCGGCGATCATCGACCGCACCCCGGTCGAGATGGTGCGCCTGGTCAGCAGCGGCACGGAGGCGACCATGTCGGTGCTGCGGCTCGCCCGTGGCATCACCGGCCGCGACAAGATCGTCAAGTTCGCCGGCTGCTACCACGGCCACGTCGACTCCCTGCTCGTCTCCGCGGGCTCCGGGGTCGCGACGCTGGCCATCCCCGGGTCGCCGGGCGTCACCGAGGCGACGACCGCCGACACGATCGTCTGCGAGTACAACGACCGAGCCGCGGTGCGCGAGGCGTTCGCGACGTACGGCGACCAGATCGCCTGCCTGATCACCGAGGCGGCCGCCGGCAACATGGGCGTCGTGCCGCCCGGCGTCGAGGACGGGGCCGGCTTCAACACCTTCCTCGCCGAGATCTGCCGCGAGCACGGCGCGCTGTTCATCAGCGACGAGGTGATGACCGGCTTCCGGGTCACCGCGTCGGGCCAGTTCGGTCTCGACGGCGTCGTGCCCGACCTGATGACCTTCGGCAAGGTGATGGGCGGCGGCTTCCCGGCCGCGGCGTTCGGCGGCCGCGCCGAGCTCATGCACAGCCTCGCGCCGGTCGGCGGCGTCTACCAGGCCGGCACCCTCTCGGGGAACCCGGTGGCCAGCGCGGCCGGCGCCACGACGCTGCGGCTCGCCACCCCCGAGGTGTACGCCCACGTCGACCGTGCGGCGGCGCTCCTGCAGCGCGAGGTCGCCGACGCGCTCGGCAAGGTCGGTGTGCCGCACGTCATCCAGACCGTCGGGAACATGTTCAGCGTGTTCTTCGTGGGGGAGGACGTGGAGGCCGTCCCCGACTACGCCACCGCGTCGACGCAGGTCACGGCGCGCTACGCGGCGTTCTTCCACTCCATGCTCGACGCGGGCGTCTACCTGCCGCCGAGCGCGTACGAGTCGTGGTTCCTGTCCAGCGCCCACGACGACCGCGCGCTCGACCGCGTCGTCAGCGCGCTCCCGGCCGCGGCGGCCGCCGCAGCGGAGGTGTGAGATGGCCCCCGAGCCCGAGGTCCAGGTCAGCGGCCGGCGCACCGTCGTGCACCTGGTGCGCCACGGCGAGGTCTACAACCCGGTCGGCCTGATCTACGGCCGCCTGCCCGACTACCACCTCTCCGAGACCGGTCGAGCGATGGCCGGCCTGGTCGCCGAGCACCTGCGCGGGCGCGACATCGTGCACCTGCGCTGCTCCCCGCTCGAGCGCGCGCAGGAGACGATGGAGCCGATCGCCGAGGTCGTCGGGCAGCCCGTGACGACCGACGGCCGGGTCATCGAGGCCGACAACTACCTCGAGGGCGTCAAGGTGAGCCTGATGGGCACCCTCAGGCGCCCGCAGAGCTGGTGGCTGTTCCGCAACGCGCTGCGCCCGACCTGGGGCGAGCCCTACCGCGAGATCGTCGCCCGCATGCGGCTGGCGATCCGCGACGCCGAGCAGGAGGCGAGCGGCCACGAGGCCGTGATCGTGTCCCACCAGCTGCCGATCTGGATGGCGCGCTGCGACGCGGAGGGCCGCCGCCTGGCGCACGACCCGCGCCGCCGCGAGTGCCGCCTGGCCAGCGTCACCTCCCTCACGCTGCTCGACGGCCGCGT from Microlunatus sagamiharensis includes the following:
- the hemL gene encoding glutamate-1-semialdehyde 2,1-aminomutase, which produces MTATQPGTALDSASVAAFARAQEVIPGGVNSPVRAFRSVGGTPRFIARAKGPYLYDVDGNELVDLICSWGPMLLGHAHPEVLDAVMSAAQHGTSYGAPTEAEVDLAAAIIDRTPVEMVRLVSSGTEATMSVLRLARGITGRDKIVKFAGCYHGHVDSLLVSAGSGVATLAIPGSPGVTEATTADTIVCEYNDRAAVREAFATYGDQIACLITEAAAGNMGVVPPGVEDGAGFNTFLAEICREHGALFISDEVMTGFRVTASGQFGLDGVVPDLMTFGKVMGGGFPAAAFGGRAELMHSLAPVGGVYQAGTLSGNPVASAAGATTLRLATPEVYAHVDRAAALLQREVADALGKVGVPHVIQTVGNMFSVFFVGEDVEAVPDYATASTQVTARYAAFFHSMLDAGVYLPPSAYESWFLSSAHDDRALDRVVSALPAAAAAAAEV
- a CDS encoding histidine phosphatase family protein; this encodes MAPEPEVQVSGRRTVVHLVRHGEVYNPVGLIYGRLPDYHLSETGRAMAGLVAEHLRGRDIVHLRCSPLERAQETMEPIAEVVGQPVTTDGRVIEADNYLEGVKVSLMGTLRRPQSWWLFRNALRPTWGEPYREIVARMRLAIRDAEQEASGHEAVIVSHQLPIWMARCDAEGRRLAHDPRRRECRLASVTSLTLLDGRVVAVDYAEPAAELYAGPSPKKFVAGA